One Solanum lycopersicum chromosome 4, SLM_r2.1 DNA window includes the following coding sequences:
- the LOC109120062 gene encoding secreted RxLR effector protein 161-like, translated as MDNHLIQLGFSRSQSEATLYVKFTVAGNKIELIQRFKDEMKKIFDMTDLGKYISDILNKFKKQYCEPVSAPISTGVKLGKDEDSEKVDDCIYGSLIGSLLYLTTNSPDILFVVSLVSRFMHSPRDTNLTAAKRVLRYIKGTSKYGIFFPTSAEVNMNLIEYSDSDWGGGVDDSRSTSGYLFCLGTSFFSWSSRKQETTAQSTAEA; from the exons ATGGATAATCATCTTATCCAACTTGGCTTTAGTAGAAGTCAAAGTGAAGCTACTTTGTATGTGAAATTCACTGTTGCAG GAAACAAAATTGAACTAATCCAAAGGTTCAaggatgaaatgaagaaaatctTTGACATGACTGATCTTGGA AAATACATTTCGGATATTCTAAACAAGTTCAAAAAACAATACTGCGAACCTGTGAGTGCTCCAATATCTACTGGTGTGAAGCTTGGCAAGGATGAGGATTCCGAAAAAGTGGACGATTGTATATATGGAAGCTTAATTGGCAGTCTTCTATATCTAACCACAAACAGTCCTGACATTCTATTTGTTGTTAGTTTGGTCTCTAGGTTCATGCATTCTCCTAGAGACACAAACCTCACAGCGGCTAAAAGAGTGTTGAGGTATATTAAAGGAACCAGCAAGTATGGAATTTTTTTCCCAACATCTGCCGAAGTAAATATGAACCTCATCGAATACTCTGATAGTGATTGGGGTGGTGGAGTTGATGATTCGAGAAGCACCTCTGGATATCTTTTTTGTTTGGGGACAAGTTTTTTTAGTTGGAGCTCTAGAAAACAAGAAACTACAGCTCAATCAACAGCAGAAGCTTAG
- the LOC104647048 gene encoding uncharacterized protein: MRRGKFSEGAFSVQKQKGKQQFHQKNKVKHDGGNNSGDVKQKFPPCKHCKRNTHLEKYYLWRVDAICGNWKANKIVISSKSRTESKLEASAHSYGCLRPNENKFTECREVKFDEVAGWDWKNQKTSYSDLFSIEQPQLFEDELVDDVPVRGTRSLKDVYQRRNLVTLNQQDILKHKTLWHGGEICKKNDMIEKNRTWQLVDIPRNRKVIGVKWIFKTKLNPDGTICKHKARLVVKVYTQQYGVDYQETFAPIARYDTIKLVLAFASHSSWQIHQHDVKSTFLNGLLAEEIYLEKPDGFSTPKKKNQVYLLTKALYGLKQAPRA; this comes from the exons ATGAGACGGGGAAAGTTCAGTGAAGGAGCTTTCTCTGTACAAAAGCAAAAAGGAAAGCAACAATTCCACCAAAAGAATAAGGTCAAGCATGATGGAGGAAACAATAGTGGAGATGTGAAGCAGAAGTTCCCTCCTTGCAAACATTGTAAAAGAAATACACATCTGGAGAAGTATTATTTGTGGAGAGTCGATGCTATATGCGGCAACT GGAAAGCAAACAAAATTGTCATTTCAAGCAAATCAAGAACGGAGAGCAAACTAGAAGCTTCAGCTCATTCATACGGATGTTTGCGGCCCAATGAAAACAAATTCACTGAGTG CCGAGAAGTGAAGTTTGATGAAGTAGCTGGTTGGGATTGGAAAAATCAGAAGACCTCTTATTCTGATTTATTTTCAATAGAGCagcctcaactttttgaagatGAACTAGTGGATGATGTACCAGTGAGGGGAACTCGATCCTTAAAAGATGTCTATCAGCGGCGTAACTTGGTTACTCTAAACCAACAAGATATCCTAAAGCACAAGACTCTCTGGCATGGAGGAGAGATATGCAAGAAGAACGACATGATCGAGAAGAACAGAACCTGGCAGCTTGTTGACATACCTAGAAATCGCAAGGTGATTGGTGTAAAATGGATTTTCAAGACTAAACTCAATCCTGATGGaacaatttgcaaacataaggCTAGATTAGTGGTGAAGGTATACACACAACAATATGGTGTGGATTACCAGGAGACATTTGCTCCTATAGCAAGGTATGACACAATCAAGCTTGTTCTTGCATTTGCATCTCATAGTTCCTGGCAGATTCATCAACATGATGTCAAATCGACTTTTTTAAATGGCTTGCTTGCTGAAGAGATCTATCTAGAGAAACCTGATGGTTTCTCAACTcccaaaaaaaagaatcaagttTATCTCTTAACGAAGGCCTTGTATGGCCTAAAACAAGCCCCAAGGGCATAG
- the LOC101268177 gene encoding uncharacterized protein, with product MTSNNLPLNPPFTCTGENDQTWSVKMQAFFEAYELWETVTDDKPLVALPANPTLAQIKSNNEEKAKKSKVKSLMQNAVADSMFYRIIACKTAKKAWDRLKEEYQGNDRTRQMQVLNLKREFESLTMQEDETISKYADRISLFVNNIGLLGEEFTDKQIVEKVPVTLPQRFEFKISSLEESKDLGKLSLSELMSAL from the coding sequence ATGACATCCAACAACCTACCTTTAAATCCACCATTCACTTGTACCGGTGAAAATGACCAAACTTGGTCTGTGAAGATGCAAGCTTTTTTTGAAGCCTATGAACTTTGGGAAACTGTGACGGATGATAAACCACTTGTTGCTCTACCAGCAAATCCTACCTTGGCTCAGATCAAATCCAACAACGAAGAGAAGGCAAAGAAATCTAAAGTCAAGTCGCTTATGCAGAATGCTGTGGCAGATTCTATGTTTTACAGAATCATAGCTTGCAAAACTGCAAAAAAGGCTTGGGATAGGTTGAAAGAAGAATATCAAGGCAACGATAGAACACGTCAAATGCAAGTGTTGAACCTGAAAAGAGAGTTTGAGTCCTTGACTATGCAGGAGGATGAAACTATCAGTAAGTATGCTGATAGAATCTCCTTATTTGTTAATAACATTGGACTTCTTGGTGAAGAATTTACAGACAAACAAATTGTGGAGAAAGTGCCTGTGACTCTTCCTCAGAGGTTTGAATTTAAGATTTCCTCTCTTGAAGAATCCAAGGACCTGGGCAAACTTTCATTAAGTGAACTAATGAGTGCTCTTTAA
- the LOC101253683 gene encoding auxin-responsive protein SAUR68-like, with protein sequence MAMISTKKLIKMARKWQKFAAMQRKRISFPRNGSTFSSPIVEKGHFVVYTVDQVRFVIPLAYLENEVIEQLLNMSEEEFGLPSGGPITLPCDSAFMDYIIPLINKGIASGDLHKALLLSVPSFCCSTSSLHQESGNQHLLVC encoded by the coding sequence ATGGCAATGATTAGTACCAAGAAACTCATCAAAATGGCTAGGAAATGGCAGAAGTTTGCAGCCATGCAGAGGAAGAGGATTTCATTTCCAAGAAATGGCAGTACATTCTCATCACCTATAGttgaaaaaggacattttgtAGTATATACAGTCGATCAAGTTCGCTTTGTCATTCCATTGGCTTACCTTGAAAATGAAGTCATTGAACAACTCTTAAACATGTCCGAAGAAGAGTTTGGACTGCCGAGTGGTGGCCCTATTACATTACCTTGTGATTCAGCCTTCATGGACTACATCATTCCACTAATAAACAAAGGCATAGCTTCTGGAGATCTTCACAAAGCGTTGCTCCTATCAGTTCCTTCTTTTTGCTGTTCGACTTCTTCTTTGCACCAAGAAAGTGGAAACCAACATCTTCTTGTTTGTTGA
- the LOC101253080 gene encoding auxin-responsive protein SAUR68-like produces the protein MAMLSAKKLIKMARKWQKFAAMQRKRISFPRNGSDADSCSTSSSSTVEKGHFVVYTTDQARFVVPLAYLENEVIKKLLSMSEEEFGLPSGGPIKLPCDSAFMSYIISLIKKSVAAGDLHKAVLLTIPSCCCSTFSMHQKIGSRQLLVY, from the coding sequence ATGGCAATGCTCAGTGctaagaaactcatcaagaTGGCCAGGAAATGGCAGAAGTTTGCAGCCATGCAGAGGAAGAGGATTTCATTTCCAAGAAATGGTAGTGATGCAGACAGTTGCAGTACATCTTCATCATCTACAGTTGAGAAAGGCCATTTTGTAGTATATACAACTGATCAAGCCCGTTTTGTCGTTCCCTTGGCTTACCTTGAAAATGAGGTCATAAAGAAACTTTTGAGCATGTCTGAAGAAGAGTTTGGGTTGCCGAGTGGTGGCCCTATTAAATTACCATGTGATTCAGCCTTCATGAGCTATATCATTTCACTAATCAAGAAAAGTGTAGCTGCGGGAGATCTTCACAAAGCAGTGCTCCTCACGATTCCTTCATGCTGCTGTTCGACTTTTTCTATGCACCAAAAAATTGGAAGCCGACAACTTCTTGTTTATTGA
- the LOC101252771 gene encoding auxin-responsive protein SAUR68-like: MAMLSAKKLIKMARRWQKFAAMQRKRISFPRNGSDADNCSTSSSSIVEKRHFVVYTADQARFVVPLAYLENEVIRELLSMSEEEFGLPSGGPITLPCDSAFMSYIISLIKRGVTAGDLHKALLLSIPSGYCSTSSLHQESGSRQILVC, translated from the coding sequence ATGGCAATGCTCAGCGCCAAGAAACTCATCAAGATGGCCAGGAGATGGCAGAAGTTCGCCGCCATGCAGAGGAAGAGGATTTCATTTCCAAGAAATGGTAGTGATGCAGACAATTGCAGTACTTCCTCATCCTCTATAGTTGAGAAACGCCATTTTGTAGTTTATACAGCTGATCAAGCCCGCTTTGTCGTTCCATTGGCTTACCTAGAAAATGAAGTCATTAGAGAACTTTTAAGCATGTCTGAAGAAGAGTTTGGGTTGCCAAGTGGTGGCCCTATTACATTACCCTGTGATTCAGCCTTCATGAGTTACATTATTTCACTAATCAAGAGAGGTGTAACTGCTGGAGATCTTCACAAAGCACTACTCCTCTCAATTCCTTCAGGCTATTGTTCAACTTCTTCTTTGCACCAAGAAAGTGGAAGCCGACAGATTCTTGTTTGTTGA
- the LOC101252479 gene encoding auxin-responsive protein SAUR68-like, whose translation MLSAKKLIKMVRKWQKLAAMQRKRISFPRNDGDADSFSTSSSSIVEKGHFVVYTADQARFVVPLAYLENEVIRQLLSMSEEEFGLPSGGPITLPCDSAFMSYIISLVKKGVAAGDLHKAVLLSIPSSCCSISSMHQESGSRQRLVY comes from the coding sequence atgcTCAGTGctaagaaactcatcaagaTGGTTAGGAAATGGCAGAAGTTAGCGGCTATGCAGAGGAAGAGGATTTCATTTCCAAGAAATGATGGTGATGCAGACAGTTTCAGTACATCTTCATCCTCTATAGTTGAGAAAGGTCATTTTGTAGTCTATACAGCAGATCAAGCCCGCTTCGTCGTTCCATTGGCTTACCTCGAAAATGAAGTCATCAGGCAACTATTAAGCATGTCTGAAGAAGAGTTTGGGTTGCCAAGTGGTGGCCCTATTACATTACCCTGTGATTCAGCCTTCATGAGCTACATCATTTCACTTGTCAAGAAAGGCGTAGCTGCTGGAGATCTTCACAAAGCAGTGCTCCTCTCGATTCCTTCATCCTGCTGTTCCATTTCTTCTATGCACCAAGAGAGTGGAAGCCGACAGCGTCTTGTTTATTGA